The following proteins are encoded in a genomic region of Spirosoma sp. SC4-14:
- a CDS encoding DUF4403 family protein translates to MKSSEKNLLLLTLAMCLFFLQCQHVNTKPPKAEGFDPPIPPMRSYLAGPITFRLEELQKKINEELDPVLVGKGSKGQKKGGIVSFRVERSGPVQIQYENQQVKLSAPLQLWLTTPFSSDKTSPNKPFCAMHVNFQSPLRVTENWRMASKIKFVDYQWIQEPEIRLLGKDISLTNLAQKVLERHKSDIEQAIDSAIYKDLRLDKTVSPIWQDIQKPLRINKQYGLWLLPKPISVAASPITGNNEAITTHLRIAFETETELKPKQPVPTKVPLPQLQKRDTVSQVSELHIMSFIPYADINQMLARTLTKEPEKIALGMLTINGASIYGSQRDIVVKTTVSGLIDGIIYLRGRPVFDTLTNTLSIHNLDFDAATDDALSKLSGSIVHRGLQKLLQSLLTISLGDEINQLPQKINEAFEKGPGKKTDLGIQSFHFVPQKIAVRPDGIQALIKVNSKVSVQVQKL, encoded by the coding sequence ATGAAATCGTCCGAAAAAAATCTGTTGCTGCTTACGCTGGCAATGTGCCTGTTTTTCCTGCAATGTCAGCATGTGAATACAAAGCCTCCGAAAGCGGAAGGCTTCGATCCGCCAATTCCGCCCATGCGTTCATACCTGGCCGGGCCAATCACGTTCAGGCTGGAAGAACTGCAAAAAAAAATTAATGAGGAACTGGACCCTGTGCTGGTCGGAAAAGGATCGAAAGGCCAAAAGAAAGGGGGTATCGTATCGTTTAGAGTCGAACGTTCGGGACCGGTTCAGATTCAATACGAAAATCAGCAGGTGAAACTATCGGCTCCGTTGCAACTGTGGCTCACGACACCCTTTAGCTCCGACAAAACATCCCCGAACAAACCGTTCTGTGCTATGCACGTTAATTTTCAGAGCCCATTGCGCGTAACAGAAAACTGGCGGATGGCCAGCAAAATCAAGTTTGTCGACTACCAATGGATTCAGGAACCGGAGATTCGCCTTTTAGGAAAAGATATATCGCTGACAAATCTCGCACAAAAAGTACTGGAGCGACATAAATCCGACATCGAGCAAGCCATTGATTCGGCTATCTACAAAGATCTTCGGCTCGACAAGACGGTGAGTCCGATCTGGCAGGATATTCAGAAACCGTTGCGTATCAACAAACAGTATGGACTGTGGCTATTGCCTAAGCCGATCAGTGTAGCCGCTAGCCCCATTACCGGAAATAATGAGGCCATAACAACCCATCTGCGCATTGCCTTTGAAACCGAAACGGAGTTAAAACCTAAACAACCTGTTCCAACGAAAGTCCCCTTACCCCAGTTACAGAAACGCGACACCGTTTCGCAGGTGTCCGAACTGCACATCATGAGCTTTATTCCGTATGCCGACATCAATCAGATGCTGGCCCGAACATTGACGAAAGAACCCGAGAAAATAGCCCTGGGAATGCTGACAATCAACGGGGCGTCTATCTATGGTTCACAGCGTGATATTGTGGTGAAAACAACCGTAAGTGGCCTGATTGATGGCATAATTTACCTGCGCGGACGGCCCGTGTTCGACACGCTTACCAATACACTAAGTATTCATAATCTGGACTTCGACGCGGCTACCGACGATGCGCTGTCGAAGTTGTCGGGATCGATAGTTCATCGAGGATTACAGAAATTACTGCAAAGCCTGCTGACTATTTCGCTGGGCGACGAAATTAACCAACTGCCCCAGAAAATCAACGAAGCGTTTGAGAAAGGTCCTGGCAAAAAAACAGATCTGGGCATTCAGTCATTCCACTTTGTGCCGCAGAAGATAGCCGTCCGGCCCGATGGCATCCAGGCATTGATAAAAGTAAACTCGAAAGTATCGGTGCAGGTACAAAAACTTTGA
- a CDS encoding VOC family protein — MATKIFVNLPVSDLNRSVEFFTKLGYRFNPQFTDEKATCMIISEDIYAMLLVKPFFQSFIKKEIADTTKVTQTVLCLSADSREAVDELVDKAIAAGATTVNGTDDQGFMYSRDYEDLDGHNWSIMYMDPAAIEQEQPVAESGAV; from the coding sequence ATGGCAACTAAAATCTTTGTTAATCTGCCCGTCAGTGACCTCAACAGATCGGTCGAATTCTTCACCAAACTAGGCTATCGGTTCAATCCGCAGTTTACCGATGAGAAAGCAACCTGTATGATTATCAGTGAGGATATTTATGCAATGCTGTTGGTTAAACCCTTCTTTCAATCGTTTATTAAGAAAGAAATTGCCGATACTACCAAAGTCACCCAAACTGTGCTCTGCCTGTCGGCCGATAGCCGGGAAGCGGTAGATGAACTGGTCGACAAAGCCATTGCTGCCGGTGCTACTACAGTCAATGGCACCGATGATCAGGGTTTTATGTATAGCCGCGATTACGAAGATCTGGACGGCCATAACTGGTCAATTATGTACATGGACCCGGCCGCTATTGAGCAGGAACAACCCGTGGCGGAGTCTGGTGCTGTTTAA
- a CDS encoding DUF3592 domain-containing protein translates to MRFNVDGSLLFFGLFALVGTVFTVAAYISWKSTQRIVQTGIETQGIVIDTYYSRDKRGRTTTAQAPIVQFRTVDGTPITYYSQTYTTPASFQVGDTVKLWYMPDKPQQDVTLEGADSWLLPAVFGGFGIIFSLIGYPSLIGSLVKALKG, encoded by the coding sequence ATGAGATTCAACGTAGATGGCAGCCTGTTGTTTTTCGGGTTGTTTGCCCTGGTAGGTACTGTTTTTACGGTAGCCGCCTATATAAGCTGGAAATCCACTCAGCGAATTGTTCAGACGGGTATCGAAACGCAGGGAATTGTGATCGATACGTATTATAGTCGTGATAAACGAGGCCGAACCACCACGGCACAGGCACCCATTGTGCAGTTCAGAACGGTCGATGGCACACCCATTACCTACTACTCACAGACCTACACGACCCCGGCCAGTTTTCAGGTTGGCGATACGGTTAAGCTCTGGTATATGCCCGACAAACCTCAGCAGGATGTAACCCTCGAAGGTGCAGATAGCTGGCTGCTGCCCGCTGTGTTTGGTGGGTTCGGGATCATTTTTTCGCTGATTGGCTACCCCTCCCTGATTGGTTCGTTAGTGAAAGCACTAAAAGGCTGA
- a CDS encoding asparagine synthase-related protein, translating to MQTFVSSNSSFIFCDYNWQTELDSSGNSSANYIINFQSRNDVYVWECGYNSQDFILLSYLKYGEQFIDNVRPDDSSFIVYDANTDIIIAVRDFMGNFPVYYYESPGETRQRIFSFSMKALAVSGKVNRGINYAKIVEYIGANVFELPNNHTFYRDIYRLLPGYITLIGQGDTKVLKRYGKFDIVKYKSFTDEEYITTFRDLFVKSVKKSTTHSEKIAASLSGGLDSSSVCCVAQSLQKKPIYTFNFKPETEEAQEDNYIKAVVGKCGNIHRTIQSDLSSYDAIKAIIEQTGQPLFVINHTIQLELIKSAKENNCDVLLSGHWGDQVVDYGLLYPEELFIKKDWPALKKAISQLFSNSIYTNNNVSCEKKKVSMERAYTIKLFLKGAKEERVWRRMPKLIWILMRYFDCSILDFLKLLIDKLNVKSKQPRPNADRLINADILSERERILNKYPFEELVIADTTNASQRFFQKRQLKAIFKGNQTYGQEEYFELYRQNNMRTFHPFFDRELLELCLSIPLRIKFDNGRKRGTVRKALINYLPEEISNRTTKAVFTTHYAALFKDLWNDFEKQTPLNHPIWKIVNRATVMENISLLYKGEYAAMPPLVRIINLAIWLDYLQKQEKSGAAINGGAN from the coding sequence TTGCAAACGTTTGTTTCTTCAAACAGCTCCTTTATTTTTTGCGATTATAATTGGCAGACTGAGCTTGATTCTTCAGGAAACTCATCTGCCAATTATATTATTAATTTTCAGTCTAGGAACGACGTATATGTATGGGAGTGCGGTTATAATTCTCAGGACTTCATTCTTTTGTCATATTTAAAATATGGTGAACAGTTTATTGATAACGTACGGCCTGACGATTCGTCATTCATAGTTTATGACGCTAATACTGATATAATAATTGCCGTTCGTGATTTTATGGGAAATTTCCCTGTTTATTATTACGAATCGCCAGGAGAAACAAGGCAAAGGATTTTTTCTTTCTCGATGAAAGCTTTGGCTGTATCAGGCAAGGTCAATAGGGGTATTAACTATGCAAAAATAGTAGAATATATAGGTGCTAACGTTTTTGAGCTTCCTAACAACCACACGTTCTATCGCGATATATACAGGTTACTGCCTGGTTATATTACACTAATTGGCCAGGGAGATACCAAAGTGTTGAAGCGATATGGTAAATTTGATATAGTAAAATATAAATCTTTTACTGATGAAGAGTATATTACTACTTTTCGGGATCTATTTGTTAAGTCGGTAAAAAAAAGTACGACACATTCGGAGAAAATAGCCGCATCGTTAAGTGGCGGTCTGGATTCTTCATCAGTGTGTTGTGTGGCTCAGTCATTACAAAAAAAACCTATTTATACGTTTAATTTTAAGCCAGAAACTGAAGAAGCTCAGGAAGATAATTATATAAAGGCGGTTGTAGGTAAATGCGGAAACATACACAGGACTATTCAGTCTGACCTTTCCAGTTACGATGCCATTAAGGCAATTATAGAACAAACGGGCCAACCTCTATTTGTAATTAACCATACTATTCAACTTGAGTTAATAAAGTCTGCGAAAGAGAACAATTGTGATGTATTATTGTCGGGGCATTGGGGCGATCAGGTAGTTGATTACGGTTTATTGTATCCAGAAGAACTTTTTATCAAAAAAGACTGGCCTGCCTTAAAGAAGGCTATAAGTCAGTTATTCAGTAATTCTATCTATACTAACAATAATGTAAGTTGTGAAAAAAAGAAGGTTTCTATGGAGAGGGCTTACACAATAAAGCTTTTTCTTAAGGGAGCTAAAGAGGAAAGGGTATGGAGACGTATGCCAAAGTTGATATGGATATTAATGCGATATTTTGATTGTTCTATTTTGGATTTTTTAAAATTACTTATCGATAAACTTAACGTAAAATCAAAACAACCCCGACCTAATGCTGATCGATTGATAAATGCAGATATACTTTCTGAAAGAGAACGGATTTTGAATAAGTATCCGTTCGAAGAGCTTGTTATAGCAGATACAACGAATGCGTCTCAACGTTTTTTTCAAAAACGCCAGTTGAAAGCTATCTTTAAGGGAAACCAGACATATGGCCAGGAAGAGTATTTTGAATTGTACAGGCAAAATAATATGCGAACGTTCCACCCCTTTTTCGATAGAGAGTTGCTTGAGCTTTGTTTGAGTATACCACTACGAATTAAGTTTGACAATGGGCGAAAACGGGGAACTGTCCGAAAAGCATTAATTAATTACTTGCCAGAAGAAATTAGTAACCGGACTACTAAAGCTGTGTTTACTACGCACTATGCCGCTTTGTTTAAGGATCTGTGGAATGATTTTGAAAAGCAGACACCGCTGAATCACCCAATCTGGAAAATAGTGAATAGAGCTACCGTTATGGAAAATATATCGCTTCTTTATAAAGGAGAGTATGCGGCAATGCCTCCGCTTGTACGAATCATAAATTTAGCCATTTGGCTTGACTATCTTCAGAAGCAGGAAAAGAGTGGCGCTGCTATTAATGGCGGAGCTAACTAG
- a CDS encoding DUF3820 family protein yields MAEEVPYGDPNTLRDLVDYQMPFGKYKGRLIRELPVSYLEWFAQKGFPAGKLGMLLQTMYEIKLNGLEYLLAGIRN; encoded by the coding sequence ATGGCCGAAGAAGTACCCTACGGAGATCCGAACACACTACGAGATCTGGTTGATTATCAAATGCCTTTTGGTAAGTACAAAGGTCGGCTGATTCGGGAATTGCCCGTTTCGTATCTGGAATGGTTTGCCCAGAAAGGATTTCCTGCCGGGAAGCTGGGCATGCTGCTCCAGACAATGTATGAAATAAAGCTTAACGGCTTAGAGTATCTCCTTGCCGGGATTAGAAACTAA
- a CDS encoding IS5 family transposase codes for MRLRTGCQWRNLPPQWPNWQAVYYYFNRWKQDGTFERINAALNQSDRKRVGKEAQPSVLCIDAQSVKLNPMICEHRGMDVNKRVNGRKREFVVDTDGRLWVVDVHAANEAEGPASISLIGTILWRVGERLEKVYGDQAYNGAFAQALTEWSIDFEKASRPESTQGFVPVAKRWVVERSIAWTNFFRRIVKDYEYTLSSSVSWLYLANIQIMLQRL; via the coding sequence CTGAGGCTGCGAACCGGTTGTCAATGGCGGAACCTGCCACCGCAATGGCCTAACTGGCAGGCGGTTTACTATTACTTTAACCGCTGGAAGCAGGACGGCACCTTCGAACGAATCAACGCAGCCTTGAATCAATCAGACCGAAAACGAGTGGGTAAGGAAGCTCAGCCATCTGTTCTATGCATTGATGCACAAAGTGTTAAGTTAAATCCCATGATCTGCGAACACCGGGGTATGGACGTCAATAAACGCGTCAACGGGCGAAAACGAGAGTTCGTCGTGGATACCGACGGCCGCTTGTGGGTGGTCGATGTGCATGCGGCAAATGAAGCAGAAGGACCGGCGTCAATTTCTCTGATTGGGACAATCCTTTGGCGAGTTGGGGAACGCCTGGAGAAGGTTTACGGCGATCAGGCTTACAATGGAGCTTTTGCCCAGGCATTAACCGAGTGGAGCATCGATTTCGAGAAGGCTTCGCGTCCCGAATCAACCCAAGGTTTTGTGCCTGTGGCCAAGCGATGGGTCGTTGAACGGAGCATTGCCTGGACGAATTTCTTCCGGCGCATCGTCAAAGATTACGAGTACACGCTATCTTCTTCGGTGAGTTGGCTGTATTTAGCAAACATTCAGATCATGCTACAACGCCTTTGA
- a CDS encoding vanadium-dependent haloperoxidase has product MKNRRISAHLLRYEAADVAYNRPHPYQRSNGEENRYRIIGGDGKSYPSYMAAFTKGFEHTADGFMVKPEDDDYQLFIRACDVGDLESIRVLNLNKNTNWRSEIAKKAKAKVRGWESMGAGLTYDLEGPDAQSLTIPPAPGLDSEELIAEMLELYWMALCRDVPFTDFDTSPKIADALADLNSLPWFNQQTVYGLQPYQMLRKRGYFKDPTDLTRMSYGAVPYTSKDIFRGNVKGDDFGHYISQFLYVGNDALGKPGLFTKEEGKIAYGAITADQRVRVATPDVDYITNWKQWLDVQNGADLRKLETYDNTDDGYRFIWTPRDLCTWVHYDALHQAYFNACLILLGIDAPFDPGLPFRLPDSVDKQTGFAQFGPPHILNLVSEVATRALKAVRYQKYNVHRRVRPEVVGGWIHRYGTGHTTNLDSMKKATDVFKGNVPANAKKVWDAVRIHNASQNALPDRDSDGFAGKDSFLLPMAFVEGSPMHPSYGSGHATVAGACVTILKAFFDEGYVLPFAYVPTNGGKELTEDLPFKGKLTVENELNKLAANIAFGRDWAGVHYWSDQIESLRLGEQVALGILEEQKLQYGENFSMNIPLFDGTSVRI; this is encoded by the coding sequence ATGAAAAACCGTAGAATCTCGGCGCATCTGCTTCGCTATGAGGCAGCCGATGTCGCCTACAACCGTCCACACCCTTATCAGCGCTCGAATGGCGAAGAGAACCGTTACCGCATCATTGGTGGTGATGGAAAAAGTTATCCATCCTACATGGCTGCTTTTACGAAAGGCTTCGAACATACTGCCGATGGCTTTATGGTGAAGCCCGAAGACGACGATTATCAGCTGTTTATTCGGGCCTGCGATGTGGGCGATCTCGAATCGATTCGGGTGCTGAATCTGAATAAGAACACAAACTGGCGATCTGAAATCGCTAAAAAAGCAAAGGCAAAAGTTCGGGGCTGGGAAAGTATGGGAGCAGGCCTGACCTATGATCTGGAAGGCCCCGATGCACAGTCGTTAACTATTCCGCCCGCGCCCGGGCTGGACAGCGAAGAACTGATTGCCGAAATGCTGGAGCTGTACTGGATGGCACTCTGTCGGGATGTTCCGTTTACGGATTTTGACACGAGCCCCAAAATAGCCGATGCATTGGCCGATCTGAATTCGCTCCCCTGGTTTAACCAGCAGACTGTATATGGTCTGCAGCCCTATCAGATGCTTCGCAAACGGGGGTACTTCAAAGATCCCACCGATCTAACCCGGATGAGCTACGGAGCAGTGCCCTATACCAGTAAAGATATTTTCCGGGGTAATGTAAAAGGCGATGACTTTGGCCATTATATTTCACAGTTTCTGTATGTAGGAAACGACGCCCTGGGCAAACCGGGCCTGTTTACGAAAGAGGAAGGGAAGATCGCCTATGGAGCAATTACGGCCGACCAGCGTGTTCGGGTGGCTACTCCCGATGTCGATTACATAACAAACTGGAAACAGTGGCTCGATGTGCAGAACGGAGCCGATTTGCGTAAACTGGAAACGTATGATAATACGGATGACGGCTATCGGTTTATCTGGACACCCCGCGATTTGTGTACCTGGGTTCACTACGATGCACTACATCAGGCCTATTTCAATGCTTGTCTTATTTTGTTAGGTATCGATGCGCCGTTTGATCCGGGTCTGCCATTTCGATTGCCCGACAGTGTCGACAAACAGACCGGATTCGCGCAGTTTGGACCACCCCATATCCTGAATTTGGTGTCGGAAGTGGCCACTCGTGCCCTCAAGGCGGTCCGGTATCAGAAATACAACGTTCATCGGCGTGTGCGCCCCGAAGTGGTCGGGGGCTGGATTCATCGCTATGGAACTGGGCACACCACCAATCTGGATAGTATGAAAAAAGCAACTGACGTATTTAAAGGCAACGTTCCGGCCAATGCTAAAAAAGTCTGGGATGCGGTCAGGATTCATAACGCCAGCCAGAACGCATTGCCCGATCGCGATAGCGATGGCTTTGCGGGTAAAGATTCATTTCTGCTTCCGATGGCTTTTGTTGAAGGATCGCCTATGCACCCTTCCTACGGGTCGGGTCATGCTACGGTTGCCGGAGCCTGCGTTACAATTCTGAAAGCTTTTTTTGATGAAGGGTATGTATTGCCGTTTGCTTATGTGCCTACCAATGGTGGTAAAGAACTGACCGAAGACCTGCCGTTTAAAGGAAAACTGACCGTCGAAAATGAGCTGAATAAGCTGGCAGCTAACATTGCATTCGGACGCGATTGGGCGGGAGTCCACTATTGGTCAGACCAGATTGAATCATTACGATTGGGCGAACAGGTAGCGCTTGGTATTTTGGAAGAACAGAAACTTCAATACGGCGAAAATTTCTCGATGAATATCCCTCTTTTCGATGGCACAAGCGTCAGAATTTAA
- a CDS encoding DUF1080 domain-containing protein — MNFFYQISGIKAATLLSIIGLASTTGAQAQIGVGAKPITGAEVLFDGSRKMLDEKWTYWQGPRLSATLPIKWQIEKDPAGTGTVLNSNDPAAIGGKYGAADIVTKETFRDFRLHVEFFVSKAGGNSGVYLQNRYEIQIFDGDTTSHGLGAVINESPSPYHLYTGIGKWNAYDIEFRAARFKDGKRTEPAMVTLYLNGKKAHTNQPINQVWGGPNSGIDGGNDGGKGISDTPGGIKLQAEGHDVLYRNIWIKPLDLKQPNTDF, encoded by the coding sequence ATGAATTTCTTTTACCAAATTTCGGGTATAAAAGCCGCTACTTTACTATCAATAATTGGACTGGCATCAACTACTGGCGCTCAGGCCCAGATAGGAGTAGGGGCTAAACCAATAACAGGAGCCGAAGTGTTGTTTGACGGGTCGCGAAAGATGCTCGACGAAAAATGGACGTACTGGCAAGGACCGCGTTTATCGGCTACATTGCCCATCAAATGGCAGATCGAAAAAGATCCGGCAGGCACCGGAACGGTTCTGAACAGCAATGACCCGGCGGCCATCGGTGGAAAATATGGCGCTGCCGATATTGTAACGAAAGAAACTTTCCGCGATTTTCGGCTGCATGTGGAGTTTTTTGTCAGTAAAGCGGGTGGCAATAGCGGTGTTTATCTGCAAAATCGCTACGAAATCCAGATTTTTGATGGTGATACCACCTCACATGGGCTGGGGGCCGTAATCAACGAGTCGCCATCGCCCTACCACCTGTATACGGGTATTGGCAAATGGAATGCATACGATATTGAATTTCGGGCGGCTCGTTTCAAAGACGGCAAACGGACTGAACCGGCCATGGTAACACTTTATCTCAATGGCAAAAAGGCACATACCAACCAGCCCATCAATCAGGTTTGGGGTGGCCCTAATTCGGGTATCGACGGTGGAAACGATGGCGGCAAAGGCATTTCCGATACGCCCGGTGGTATAAAGTTACAGGCTGAAGGACACGATGTGCTGTATCGAAACATCTGGATTAAACCGCTGGATCTCAAACAGCCCAATACCGATTTTTAA
- a CDS encoding DUF5020 family protein, whose protein sequence is MKTLLLLVSVFFSPLVRAQQLQFHYDFRHSIDPTQNRRNYATLVFEYFKSNDSTGSFLLKMQTDFSGENNNIGQLFLQVSKNLRYWRPPLYLSLTYSGGLGVAPPAYGYYLTNSFGIGVAYPFQWKGAWFSTSLVYRYNAFPKASHDPQLTFYFGKGFFQYKLMIAGSLVGWSENRNQGTDYTAGQQGKKIAFFGDPQLWLKIGKSVSLGSRINLYYHTLTSENRIQVYPTLALKTQF, encoded by the coding sequence ATGAAAACGCTATTGCTGCTTGTTTCCGTCTTCTTTAGCCCCTTGGTTCGGGCGCAACAACTTCAGTTTCATTACGATTTCAGGCATTCTATTGACCCTACCCAGAATCGAAGAAATTATGCTACCCTTGTGTTTGAGTATTTCAAATCGAACGACTCAACCGGATCGTTTTTGCTGAAAATGCAGACCGACTTTTCGGGCGAAAATAACAATATCGGCCAGCTCTTTCTACAGGTTTCCAAAAATCTACGCTATTGGCGCCCCCCGCTCTATCTGTCGTTAACCTATAGTGGCGGGTTGGGCGTTGCCCCTCCCGCCTATGGCTACTACTTAACTAATTCATTTGGAATAGGCGTTGCTTATCCCTTTCAATGGAAAGGGGCCTGGTTCAGCACGAGTCTGGTTTATCGATACAACGCCTTTCCGAAGGCAAGCCATGATCCGCAGCTTACGTTCTATTTCGGGAAGGGGTTTTTCCAATATAAGCTGATGATAGCCGGGAGCCTGGTTGGCTGGAGCGAAAACCGAAACCAGGGTACAGATTATACGGCAGGACAACAAGGAAAAAAAATTGCTTTTTTTGGCGATCCTCAACTCTGGCTCAAGATTGGAAAAAGTGTTTCGTTGGGTTCGCGTATCAACCTCTATTACCACACCCTAACCAGCGAAAACCGCATACAGGTTTACCCAACTCTGGCGCTAAAAACCCAGTTCTGA
- a CDS encoding M90 family metallopeptidase: MILLTVLAGLLVIWFLWRKQQQKKQEAQPLPATYPELLETHVAYYHSLSPAQKTLFEERVRHFLNQTKIEGIGTVVDDLDRVLVASSAIIPIFGFSDWYYPLTDVLLYADRFNEAYETTGEERTILGMVGEGGALQSTMVLSKPALHEGFANESSKGNTGIHEFVHLLDKVDGATDGLPKYLLDKSHLKPWLQLIHRSIQEIKDNRSDINPYGITNEAEFFAVVSEYFFKRPDLLQEKHPELFARLEEIFRQNPAQPGTGIPLEVDNQ; the protein is encoded by the coding sequence ATGATTCTGCTGACTGTTCTTGCTGGTTTATTGGTAATCTGGTTTTTGTGGCGAAAGCAACAACAGAAAAAACAGGAAGCTCAACCGTTGCCGGCTACTTATCCCGAACTGCTGGAAACGCATGTTGCCTATTACCACTCGCTGAGCCCTGCACAAAAAACATTGTTTGAAGAGCGGGTCAGGCATTTTCTAAACCAGACCAAAATTGAGGGTATTGGCACCGTTGTCGATGACCTGGACCGAGTGCTGGTGGCCAGTAGCGCCATTATTCCGATTTTTGGGTTTAGCGACTGGTATTATCCGCTTACTGATGTTTTGTTGTATGCCGATCGGTTTAATGAAGCCTATGAAACTACTGGTGAGGAGCGCACTATTCTGGGGATGGTTGGCGAGGGGGGCGCTTTGCAAAGCACAATGGTGCTCTCAAAGCCAGCCCTGCACGAAGGATTTGCCAACGAAAGCAGTAAAGGTAATACGGGCATTCATGAATTTGTTCATCTGCTCGACAAGGTGGATGGTGCTACCGACGGTTTACCGAAATATTTATTGGATAAAAGCCACCTCAAACCCTGGCTCCAACTGATTCATAGAAGCATTCAGGAAATTAAAGACAATCGGTCGGATATAAATCCGTATGGGATTACGAACGAAGCTGAATTTTTTGCCGTAGTGTCGGAATACTTTTTCAAACGCCCTGATCTTTTGCAGGAAAAACACCCCGAACTTTTTGCCCGTCTGGAAGAAATTTTTCGTCAGAATCCGGCTCAGCCAGGTACGGGAATTCCGCTGGAAGTAGATAATCAGTAG
- a CDS encoding transposase, producing MDKAKDFGQDLSPTLLKNLIAIGCAILIKETVNLNKLKNHMGLLLGNQHTQTDSHYRRLTRFFDHPVAQRRLWKWLLVWILGYIKRWDGRSMSLYLTLDATSWQLGKQPIQLLVLSLVYRQVSLPLFWMDLARKGHSSQQQRKRLLQQAMKLYPVKGFCLLGDREYGGKAWLQFLTQSGLNFIIRLPKDSYKEAISAGGKAYSALLKRALRGRTVSQWFTLEGHRYQFVARSHQDGAQSADPLVLLISNLSWSKHVVVERYRIRWTTECLFKHLKSNGFHVEELGVQHWAKIRLLVVIIVVLYVICVAEGFRQYHRLRPKKKELGNFQPRESVFRKGYSGVVNQLSSIEHFLDWLMKQLSKPLKIPIRIFFFNVQH from the coding sequence TTGGACAAAGCTAAGGATTTTGGCCAGGATCTCTCACCGACTCTGCTGAAAAATCTCATCGCCATCGGCTGCGCCATCCTCATCAAGGAGACCGTCAACCTTAACAAGCTTAAGAACCACATGGGGCTACTACTAGGTAATCAGCACACCCAGACGGATTCGCACTATCGCCGACTTACCCGCTTCTTTGACCATCCAGTGGCCCAGCGGAGGCTGTGGAAGTGGCTGCTGGTGTGGATCTTAGGCTATATCAAACGCTGGGATGGCCGCTCCATGAGCCTTTACCTAACGTTGGATGCTACCAGTTGGCAGCTAGGTAAACAACCTATTCAGTTGTTGGTTTTGTCTCTGGTCTATCGGCAGGTGAGCCTGCCTTTATTCTGGATGGATTTGGCCAGGAAAGGTCATTCTTCTCAGCAGCAGCGCAAACGCTTGCTCCAGCAAGCCATGAAGCTCTACCCCGTGAAGGGCTTCTGCCTGTTAGGGGATCGTGAGTACGGGGGTAAAGCCTGGTTGCAGTTTCTAACCCAGAGTGGCCTCAACTTTATTATCCGTTTACCCAAAGATTCTTATAAAGAGGCTATTAGCGCCGGGGGCAAGGCCTACAGTGCTTTGCTCAAGCGAGCTTTAAGGGGCCGCACCGTCAGCCAGTGGTTTACCCTGGAGGGCCACCGCTACCAGTTTGTAGCTCGGTCTCATCAGGATGGCGCCCAAAGTGCGGACCCTTTGGTGCTCTTGATCAGTAATCTAAGCTGGTCCAAACACGTCGTTGTTGAGCGCTACCGCATCCGCTGGACCACGGAGTGTCTGTTCAAGCATTTGAAGAGCAATGGGTTCCATGTAGAAGAGCTGGGCGTTCAGCACTGGGCTAAAATTAGGCTGTTAGTGGTCATTATCGTCGTGTTATACGTGATCTGTGTCGCTGAAGGCTTTCGGCAGTATCATCGGCTTCGTCCGAAAAAGAAGGAATTGGGCAACTTTCAGCCACGGGAGTCGGTGTTCCGCAAGGGTTATTCAGGCGTGGTTAATCAGCTTAGCTCGATTGAACATTTCTTAGATTGGTTGATGAAGCAGTTAAGTAAGCCGCTGAAGATTCCTATCCGCATCTTTTTCTTCAATGTCCAGCACTGA